The proteins below are encoded in one region of Silene latifolia isolate original U9 population chromosome 2, ASM4854445v1, whole genome shotgun sequence:
- the LOC141641504 gene encoding uncharacterized protein LOC141641504, with protein MSKKNQYHPALAVTQICNHVTVTLGMDNDQYPLWVALFTNHAKSTRVLHHIITPKSGKPAPPATDDEKEMWETIDVMVLQWIYATVSTDLLETIVEPDSTAMEC; from the coding sequence ATGTCGAAGAAGAACCAGTATCATCCAGCCCTAGCCGTCACGCAAATTTGCAATCACGTCACCGTTACCCTTGGGATGGATAACGATCAGTATCCTCTCTGGGTCGCCCTATTCACGAATCATGCGAAATCTACTCGTGTGCTTCATCATATCATTACTCCGAAATCAGGGAAGCCCGCTCCTCCTGCCACGGATGATGAAAAAGAGATGTGGGAGACAATTGATGTGATGGTCCTTCAATGgatttatgcgacggtttctacGGACTTGCTTGAAACTATCGTTGAACCCGATTCCACCGCCATGGAGTGTTAG
- the LOC141643185 gene encoding uncharacterized protein LOC141643185, with amino-acid sequence MMDVERSSLCNCVVNFLLEENYLLTAFELLHELLDDGRDAHAIRLKEFFSNPSHFPPDQISRFNSLRVADPQTLLEDKQALQEKLALCEYELRLAQEDVSKVKAELQKKAEPLLHEANGTNGIVSVESPIDLKRQKKKTTLSSLGPLKDNERQDLNCAVKEYLLLAGYRLSAMTFYEEVTDQNLDSWPSSPASVPDALRHYYYEYLSSTEEAAEEKVAMLREKELLLKENEKTNQEKDCLLKNKELADGQIAALTRSLDGLQKEMKEKDILMHKMKKLSESQRKELNDCRAEITSLKMHIEGSRSGKGWLSGHSDNSQPQSSESFREDAKSSQSASPEEKICTITTTTTSVADSANSEEVVQKEVISVEISSGETASSVPHRGASDLEGPNCEAPRSSIAKVSPDEICRQLPEALPSISIENGIVGESLILDKQPVLDRSPFFKSENAGSSPIPEKLGLETIQILSDALPKIVPYVLINHREELLPLIMCAIERHPDSSTRDSLTHTLFNLIKRPDEQQRRIIMDACVNLAKNVGEMRTETELLPQCWEQINHMYEERRLLVAQSCGELAEFVRPEIRDSLILSIVQQLVEDAATVVREAAAHNLALLLPLFPNTDKFFKVEELMFQLVCDPSGVVVDATLKDLVPALVKWGSNLDHILSVLLSHILSSAQRCPPLSGVEGSLESHLRVLGERERWNIDVLLRMLSELLPHVKQKAIQTCPFSAASESDGVLFSESLLQLYAGGHVEWPAFEWMHTECLPVLIQLTCLLPQKEDGLRNRITKFLLSISDQYGDFYLTQIILPVFLVSVGDYADLNCFPSAIQLKIEGLRPNGSVMERLATRCIMPLLLAGVFGAPSQRDQLTEYLKKLLIQDNSKEMQRRHTDIIDAVRFLCTFLEHHNMIFDILWEMVVSSNIDMKISAANLLKVMVPYIDAKVASTHMLPALVTLGSDQNLNVKYASIDAFGSVAQHFRNDMIVDKIRVQMDAFLEDGSLEATIAVVRALMVAVPHTTDKLRDYLLSKIFQFTASPNPVSDVIRRRERTNAFCEAIRALDATDLAATSVRDFLLPAIQNLLKDQDSLDPAHKEALEIILKERSGGTLEAFSKAMGAHLGIASSVTSLFGEGGLLGKKDTPETMMEINESPIPSPPPTAEDTRFRRIMRGNFAEMLRGKSKIQEDSQS; translated from the exons ATGATGGACGTAGAAAGATCATCGCTATGCAATTGCGTAGTGAATTTTTTGTTAGAAGAGAATTACTTGTTAACAGCATTTGAACTTCTTCATGAGCTTCTAGATGATGGAAGAGATGCTCACGCAATTCGTCTCAAAGAATTCTTCTCTAATCCTTCTCATTTTCCTCCTGATCAGATCTCTCGCTTCAATTCTCTTCGAG TTGCGGACCCTCAGACCTTACTGGAAGATAAACAAGCACTACAAGAAAAATTGGCGCTATGTGAGTATGAACTTCGGTTAGCTCAAGAAGATGTCTCAAAAGTGAAAGCAGAATTGCAGAAGAAGGCTGAACCCTTATTGCATGAAGCTAATG GAACAAATGGAATTGTGTCTGTTGAGTCCCCAATTGATTTAAAACGGCAAAAGAAAAAAACCACATTATCAAGCTTGGGTCCTCTGAAGGATAATGAAAGGCAAGATCTTAACTGTGCTGTCAAGGAATACTTACTTTTGGCAGGGTATCGCCTAAGTGCAATGACATTTTACGAGGAG GTAACTGATCAAAACCTGGACTCTTGGCCGAGCTCACCAGCATCTGTACCGGATGCCTTGCGCCATTACTATTATGAGTACCTTTCATCCACTGAAGAGGCTGCTGAG GAGAAAGTTGCCATGCTTAGGGAAAAGGAGTTATTGTTGAAGGAGAATGAGAAAACCAATCAAGAGAAGGATTGCTTGCTGAAGAATAAAGAACTGGCTGATGGTCAAATAGCAGCTTTAACAAGATCTCTAGATGGCTTGCAGAAGGAGATGAAGGAAAAGGATATTCTG ATGCATAAGATGAAGAAGTTGTCTGAGAGCCAAAGGAAGGAACTGAATGACTGTAGAGCGGAGATCACTTCTCTTAAAATGCACATTGAAGGTTCTCGATCTGGGAAGGGTTGGTTGAGTGGTCATTCTGATAATTCTCAGCCACAATCCTCGGAAAGTTTCCGGGAAGACGCCAAATCCTCGCAGTCAGCAAGCCCAGAAGAAAAAATTTGTAcgattactactactactactagtgTTGCCGATTCAGCTAATTCCGAGGAGGTTGTGCAGAAGGAGGTGATTTCTGTGGAAATATCTTCAGGTGAAACAGCTTCATCGGTTCCACATCGTGGGGCCTCTGATCTTGAGGGTCCTAACTGTGAAGCCCCGCGATCTTCTATTGCTAAGGTGTCTCCAGATGAAATCTGTAGACAATTGCCTGAGGCACTCCCGAGCATTTCCATTGAAAATGGTATTGTTGGAGAAAGTTTAATTCTTGATAAACAACCTGTTTTAGATAGAAGTCCTTTCTTCAAATCCGAAAATGCAGGCTCAAGTCCTATTCCCGAAAAGTTG GGTTTGGAGACAATCCAGATCCTTTCTGATGCACTTCCAAAGATTGTTCCTTATGTTCTCATCAATCATCGAGAG GAACTTTTGCCCTTGATAATGTGCGCAATTGAGCGTCATCCAGATAGCAGCACGCGGGACTCTTTAACTCATACACTCTTTAATCTAATTAAGCGTCCAGATGAACAACAAAGACGTATTATCATGGAT GCTTGTGTTAATCTTGCAAAGAATGTGGGTGAGATGAGAACGGAGACAGAATTGCTTCCCCAATGCTGGGAGCAG ATAAATCATATGTACGAGGAACGTAGGCtgcttgttgctcaatcatgtgGAGAGCTTGCAGAATTTGTTCGTCCAGAGATCCGTGATTCTTTAATTTTATCCATTGTGCAACAATTGGTGGAAGATGCCGCAACAGTTGTACGAGAAGCTGCAGCTCATAATTTGGCATTGTTGCTTCCACTCTTCCCAAATACGGATAAATTTTTCAAG GTTGAGGAATTGATGTTCCAATTAGTCTGCGATCCTTCCGGGGTTGTCGTGGACGCTACACTAAAGGATTTGGTTCCTGCTTTGGTAAAATGGGGAAGCAACTTGGACCACATATTGAGTGTCTTGCTGTCACATATACTAAGTTCTGCCCAG CGCTGTCCACCCCTTTCTGGTGTTGAAGGTTCTCTTGAGTCGCATCTAAGAGTTTTAGGTGAGCGTGAACGTTGGAACATTGATGTTCTGCTAAGAATGCTGTCAGAATTGCTTCCACATGTGAAGCAAAAAGCAATACAAACATGCCCTTTCTCTGCTGCTTCAGAATCAGATGGGGTGTTATTTTCTGAATCCTTGCTGCAACTGTACGCAGG GGGTCATGTGGAGTGGCCTGCATTTGAGTGGATGCACACTGAATGCCTTCCTGTTTTGATTCAGTTAACCTGTTTGTTACCCCAGAAAGAAGATGGTCTAAGAAATCGAATCACAAAG TTTCTACTATCTATATCCGATCAGTATGGGGATTTTTATCTCACACAAATAATACTGCCAGTTTTCTTAGTATCTGTTGGTGATTATGCTGACCTAAATTGTTTCCCATCTGCCATTCAACTTAAAATTGAAg GTTTAAGGCCAAATGGTTCAGTGATGGAGAGACTTGCTACTCGGTGTATCATGCCACTGTTATTAGCTGGAGTTTTCGGTGCTCCTAGTCAGCGTGACCAATTGACCGAGTATCTGAAAAAGCTTCTAATTCAAGATAATTCGAAGGAAATGCAGAGGCGCCATACCGACATAATTGACGCTGTTCGGTTTCTCTG CACATTCTTGGAGCATCATAACATGATATTCGATATATTATGGGAGATGGTTGTCAGTTCAAACATAGATATGAAGATCAGTGCTGCAAATCTACTAAAAGTGATG GTTCCTTATATTGACGCAAAAGTGGCCTCTACTCATATGTTGCCAGCTCTTGTCACCCTTGGTTCTGACCAAAACCTGAATGTGAAGTACGCTAGTATAGATGCTTTTGGGTCTGTTGCTCAGCACTTCAGAAATGATATG ATTGTTGACAAAATACGTGTTCAAATGGATGCTTTCTTGGAAGATGGATCTCTAGAAGCAACCATTGCCGTAGTCCGTGCACTGATGGTTGCTGTACCTCACACGACGGATAAACTGAGAGATT ATCTGCTGTCTAAGATTTTTCAATTCACAGCATCACCTAATCCTGTAAGTGATGTCATTCGTCGTCGGGAAAGAACTAATGCATTTTGTGAGGCCATTCGTGCACTTGATGCTACAG ATCTTGCTGCGACAAGTGTCCGAGACTTCCTCCTGCCCGCAATACAAAACCTACTGAAGGACCAAGATTCACTGGACCCAGCACATAAAGAGGCACTGGAGATTATACTGAAGGAAAGATCTGGTGGGACCCTCGAGGCTTTCAGTAAGGCCATGGGTGCTCATCTGGGAATTGCTTCATCAGTGACTAGTTTATTTGGTGAAGGTGGGTTGCTTGGCAAGAAAGACACTCCAGAGACTATGATGGAAATAAATGAGTCCCCAATACCGTCCCCACCTCCTACGGCCGAAGATACCAGATTCCGTCGTATCATGAGGGGTAATTTCGCTGAGATGCTTCGAGGTAAATCAAAGATACAGGAGGACAGTCAATCATGA